The stretch of DNA TTGAAAGGTTGAAAAAAGCGGCTAAGTATGTAGAGCATGATTCTTGTACCAGAAGCTAacgagtataatttttttttatcaatgcTCTCTTAATTGAGCTCATCGCTCTGGGTTTTTCTAAAATGTAACTTACTTTTCGGTTATACATAGATGAATGAAATTTACTTAATGCACACTCCTAGAGTCTTAGATAATGAGTGTAGGTTTGCGCCACCCAAAAAGAATATCCTCCGATCTTTCCCCTCACGTTGTACGTTTCCTCTATATATAGTGCTTTCTCCACTCATATTTGCATTGCCATAACCATACACAAGACGCAAATTTAAGGCCACGTTTGGTGTAGGTACAGATCAGAGGCAATataatcaaatcaagaatatggaATGGAAGAAATCTTATTTGGATGCTGTTTTGGTTCCATTGGGGTTCTTGATATGCTTGGGGTATCATGCTTGGTTATGGCACAAGGTTCGCACTCAGCCCCTCACAACCATCATCGGAACCAACGCCGCCGGCCGCCGCCTATGGGTCTCCGCCATCATGAAGGTATTATCACGCGCCgccatttttaatttcttcaattctttaatttgcattcaTTTTCTGCATTTTCATCTGGTATATATGTAGTAGTTAATTAGCACACAGCGATTTGTGCTTGTTTTCTCGTGGAGTTTTGCCGCGTCTGAAGTGGATacgttaattccattttttgtctgtcttagatttatatgtgtcaatccatttttagttatttttttattgttgcatgaccatttttagtcctccattgagaaaatcattaaaatgtcgttaaatacaaggacattttgatcgttttttatacaaagtaagttgacatgttattttttttatgtttactttaaaaaaaatcaaaattgaagactgaaatgctcttgtatttgacgaaatttaaacttttttttttatggaggaccaaaatggtcataccacaataatactaggatcaattaaaaattgatgttttgaaaaagaataaCTAAaatggactgtcacctataaaacttgctagaaccaaaaatgaaattaactcattaaagttttgttgaaatgaattttCGTATAACAATTATAACCCCAATGACCAACTTAAATTGCTCATAGATGGACTCAAATAAAAAGATCAATGAACAATTCTATCGTGTGATTACTCaatcaattatctaataatCAATTTGGATTGATTTATAACTTATACGCCGAACATAGTGTTATTTGATCCGATGTATTTCCTGCCTTATTTGATTCAACAAGGAATTCATTTGATCCACTAAATAAATTTACCTTaaaaaactacaattttttatatacataaaatgcATGAAATGATGTCTTAACCAAAAACCTCATTCTAGGTAAGTAATCTCGAATGTCAACAAATTTGATCGCATGAACACAACTTAAAATTtctctaaaaaatattttggtgcCCACGCTCACAAACACACATGAGGTAAACCGTACTAAAAAATCTTGTACAATAAATCCAACCAAGAGAATATTAACAAGAACTGAACACGCAATTTTCTGGTCTAAAAATCATGTTTTGTCACTTAGCCACCTCTTTCGagtagattttaaaatttatatattggtATATATCTGTGATTGAAAATACCCAAAAGTATTAAACATTGCAAAATGTGGCAATCTTAACAACtataattttctaaaattgatattttatttatgttttcttctATCCTAGGTCTCTTTGGTCATCAATTCTTTGTCTCCGTTTTCTGTTGGGAATGAAAGTGTACATGTGTAACGTGCATAGAAGTTGAGTGTGGGTGTCTTGTTTCAACTCTACTTATTATGGCAACTAAACCAGAAAGCTAGGAAACCCAATCACACTTAAAATGAGCACAAGGGAAAAACATTAAATTCAAGAAAGTACAAACTATAGAAAATTGTAACACACTCAAATTAAAGTGAACATCTTGTTGggttgacaaaaattttaaaacgtGTTTGGTCTAATTACTTGTGTATAGATTATCTGTCATTGCTTACGAGTGGTAGTTAATGTTAATTATCATAGATTATGTAATTAGGTATATCTCATTTTCTTTGGGTgtgaaaagtaaaattttcCGCTCCAAAGCCTCCACGTCACACCTCAAAGGgctgtaaaaaaattaaatcacaatGACTCAGCATCTCCTTATGTGAGAGGATGATCCCGCGGTGCCCACAATGAGACACCCTCATAAGAGGGCGAAACTATCACACTACAGCTGTcaatattttatcatatattcCTAGGTGCAATCTTCCACACGGGAATAGGCATATCTCATTTTCTGATGTTGTATGTAAGCAAAGGAGTAGTTGTATGTAAATAGTTtagtttttaataaaattgtgTATCATTCTTATTGTTGTGCGGAGGCCTAGAGGGCCAAGTCCAGTTGAGGTTAATAGTTGGGGGGTAGAGTGACTGATGGGCACTTGGGGGGACACTTaatttgttaagtttttttttagtattattgaccCGGTTACATGTAATATCTGTccatatatactttttcaacttaCTGACTCAACGAGTCAATATCGCATTCTGAGGAGTGAAAGTCCTATGAGAGGTGGGCATTCAGATGAAGTATGCATGATTTTCATACTTGTATGGCCACGTGTTTGGTTTTTGCCAATATCTTTTTAGTCGAGTCCGTTGCACATGTTTTTTATGTGTAATTTGAAAGTGGGTTGTTATACAATAATGGGGTTTACCTAGTGGGCATGTTCACTTTAATTAGTGGTTGCGGGTAAAATATATTCCCGacaacaattaaaaatatttttttaaaaagaagataaattatAAGATAAAAAGGAAGGGGAAATAGAAAAGGAAGAAGGGAATAGtttatgaattttaaattgTCAACTAAAGAAATGATTACTTAATCAAGTTCTTAATGACTTACACCTTTGAACAACCTGTTTTATGTGTATCCCACTATACTATAGAGTGGGTAGATAGATAAGGTACTTAAGAATGTCTTTTGGCCATTTTTTTAGGTTGGTTGTTGCTGTTTAGTGGTTTTCGATGAAAAcgttatattaaattttatttgtataatttataattgatCAATTATCATATATTTGTATTCAAATGAGAAAATTCATTTATAAACCCATTTATTCtaatcattttatattttattataaatatcattttcacattttaaagttttcttttaaaaaaaaaattctctcctAGTGATCGAAATTTATGACTCCGACTTTACACCTTGCAATATAGATCATGCAGGGTCTATGGGATAATTTGCCCATCTCTTTCTATATATGTTATTCTTTCCATTTTGGCCATTATGCAATATAATCCAATACGTCTCTACAAACCATGCATGGAAAACTATGGAAACCATGTCACAAGCAATCATTTTGCTCTTTGATTTACACCGTACCAAATTAAGGTTGCAACGTGTGTGGACAGTATATAGTGGTTAAGTTATTATGAACTAGTGTTACTTGTTAGAATTGAAAATGAGTAGGATGCAACAAGAAAACaggaattgaattaaattataaaatatcttagtgaaattaaaatttaatccaattaattagctttttttttttttgttgaaaatccaATTAATTAGCTAGTTAAATTAATATCATTCAAAATTTGTTGATAattatggtaaaaaaaaaatttaactttttgacCACCGTTGGAAAGTTAGGACTCATGTTTGTTCACCAAATGTTTTGACCACCAGCCAAAAATATTGTCCAGTACTAGTGGCCAGTAAAAGTGAGAAGCAATTTTTGAGAAACGAAGAAAATTCGGAGTCATTGTACATCGAATATATCTTGCCTTgtaattttagttaaaaaaaatgactaaaatgaaGTAAACCAGTCTAGGATGTATGTCCATAGATAACCAGTTCAAACCAATAAGCAATTTTACAGATCCTAAAAGTGGTCAGAACTCGAATTTGACCAAAAACCCTCAATTTTTAACCATTTTTGGGTGCtcgaaaattgaaaaattacccACATACAACATTTGATCAAAATTATGTGATAGCAGATTAGCCGCTCTGATTTGTTACAATGGTCAATACCGCATTCATTAAACCTCGAACCCAAAACCTCCGATATGGGAGAGCAATTTTGTGCCACTAACCACAATTCCTGgccaattaatttaaattatttatgcaGGACAATGAGAAGAAAAACATATTGGCGGTCCAAACCCTCCGAAACATGATAATGGGGTCAACCCTAATGGCCACCACCTGCATCCTCCTCTCCTCCGGCCTGGCCGCCGTGATTAGCAGCACCTACAGCGTCAAGAAGCCGCTGAACGACGCCGTGTACGGCGCCCACGGCGAGTTCATGGTGGCGCTCAAGTACGTCACCCTCCTAATCATCTTCCTCTTCTCCTTCGTCAGCCATTCCCTCTCCATCCGCTTCACCAACCAGGTCAACTTCCTCATCAACTGCCCGCCCGACAACCTCGGCGTGGTGGGCCCCGACTACGTTGTCGAGCTGTTAGAGAGGAGCTTCGCGCTCAACGTTGTGGGGAATAGGCTGTTCTATGCGGCGATTCCGATGTTGCTTTGGATTGTTGGCCCGGTTCTTGTGCTCTTGTGTTATGTTACTATGGTGCCTGTGCTTTATAACCTTGACTTTGTTTTCGCCCAGCCTAAGGGGGGGAAGTTGGGCcattttcatgatcatgatcaTGAGATTGGGAATGGGGTTTTAGCAGTGTAATTAATAATATGGGGAGAAATAACATATAAATGGATGgcatttgaacatataattgGTTACCAATTATTGATCAACAATACTAGCTTTATTATTCTAGAcccaatttgttttcttttttttttttttcgagagAGATTGAAAAGCGAAATCCGTAGTCACTGGATGAtgtagagccgtcaaaacgagCTTTGTCCACCCCCAACAAACTAACAACTTAAGAAcacgagaaaaaaaaacacacaaacaaagatTGGGTGGCGGGGGCCGCCTAGCCCACGGCCTAGGGGCGGGGCAGGGCAGGGCGGGCAAAACCTACGCCCGCCAAAGAGTAGAATTTTTTGGTATGTCCTGCTGGCCCATTTTGAAAGCTCTAGTCTGATGGTGTGTATTGACTCAATCTATGTAATAGCCTGGCCAGAAATCAAATTAGGAAGGTCATGCGTGACATGCTCGACCAAGAGAGTATGGATATATGCTCGACCAAGAGAGTATGGATATATAAGAATCGAACCCATGACTTGTTTACTAAAACCAtatttccaaattaaaaataaaataataaaatttttatccattttttttagaatttggAGAATCCATCTAATGAATAATGTACATCATTCTAGTTTATAAAGTACACCTTACCTcataagtttcattattctaatacataaagtacattattctaactaataatgtatattattttaactcataaaatttaacgacgtcgttttaaacTGTGGTCCACACAACCAAAatgcacacaataatttgccaatggCCAATCATAATATAAGAATTTGCTATTTTTATGACGTTGGAAGACCACATACTGCTTGACCGCTTCCGCGACAAAAACATCTCCGCCGTCATTATCTCGCCCATTATATTATAGttaaaaagtagaaaaaataaataaataaattattatatataggtGCACCTTGTTATATTTTATGATGTTCCACACATCATATGTACTCAGTCTGATCTGCACAATCGACAATTTCTTGTATGGACGCAACTAAGCATGCAATCATGTTATAAagaatttcttttacttttagcATATGTATGTAAATCTTAGCTTATTTAAAGTGGGGTGGTGTtatatcttttttcttcttttttttttctttttttttttttaatttaagaattcaacattattttcttctcttaatCTTCACCTCTTGACTAGctggtaattaaaaaaaaaattcaatcgAGCATGTCACACAAAGTCTTTCTAGCTTGTGTGGTTTATCTAGCTTTCCTGTATGGTTTGCAAATTATTACATAGGAGCGAAGTTTACTCATTGCACATCCTCGAGTAGTAGCAGTTACAAGTTTCACTCATCAACAATGAATTGAAGATTGTAAAGTATACAATATTAGAATTGTTCAATTAAATGAAAGATAATTTAATGGAATGATTGTTTGattacttttatttaaaaaattgcatTTCAAAATGttgataaagaaaaaaattatacaacgTATGAAAACATGTTATAAATAGTTgtaaaataaacatttttattattgaattattattaactacaaaatatttctttataattataataatattaataataaaacaaaaaataatagttaataataataagtaataaaacaacgataaaaataaattacaaaaatacttTAAGAGTTAAGTAAATAGCACAATATGCTTATGCCCTTATatgtcattttatatataatgagTTAAGAGTAAACATTTAATTTAACAAACATTTTTATAACATAGTCAGCTATCAACTATCAATTAAATCAATCaattatcaactatcaactaattaaCAGTTTATTGCCAAACACCctcattataaatttaatttgttaaataacATGAACTAAGACCTTCAACGCAAAACACGCAACGTACTCCACTAGGTTTTATTCTCGAAGTAGTTGGCCGCGAACATCATACTAAAGAGTCTCATCAATTTCAATTCGTTAATGTGAAAACATGTATTATATGGAGTGATGAATACGTTACTCAGACAATACATTCAACATCTATTTTAAAGACACCTACCTATTAGATCTAGGGTGTTTTGGGTAGGTAGTGG from Ipomoea triloba cultivar NCNSP0323 chromosome 7, ASM357664v1 encodes:
- the LOC116025022 gene encoding uncharacterized protein LOC116025022, with amino-acid sequence MEWKKSYLDAVLVPLGFLICLGYHAWLWHKVRTQPLTTIIGTNAAGRRLWVSAIMKDNEKKNILAVQTLRNMIMGSTLMATTCILLSSGLAAVISSTYSVKKPLNDAVYGAHGEFMVALKYVTLLIIFLFSFVSHSLSIRFTNQVNFLINCPPDNLGVVGPDYVVELLERSFALNVVGNRLFYAAIPMLLWIVGPVLVLLCYVTMVPVLYNLDFVFAQPKGGKLGHFHDHDHEIGNGVLAV